The following DNA comes from cyanobiont of Ornithocercus magnificus.
TTGGTATCTGCGAGCACAGCTTGGTGTGTTGCTTCTACCCCTAGGACTTTGCTTATTTGGAGAGGCAGTAAGCCGGCGTGTGCAGCAGCAACTCGGTCTAGATGGTGGTCCCTGGTTTTGGTACGGTACGATGAGCTTGATTGTAATCAATACTGGTATTGGTCTGATGGTAGAGAGCGGACTATTACGTGGCTATCCTGTCCCACGAAAGCAGAAAAGCTGAGTTTTCAGAGCTTCCTTATTGTTACCAAAAACTCATTAACCAAGACAGGGCTAGCAAGACTCTTAAGTATCTGAATTGTTTCCATATCAATAAACTCTGGAAGAAACACAGATGGAGCACTAAGGCCCAACTTTCTTACCCAAGAGTACGTAACCCGTGCTGAAAGAGCAACTGGGGACAGTAATAGTAGAATAGAGAAAGATTAGATCGTAGCTGGACTTGTAGTAATCCTGGCAACATCACCCCCAACTTTTCAGCAGAGCGATTTTTTTAAGTGTCTGAATGAGGACTACTGGGTGCTAGCCCCACTACCCCAAACCTGCTCTAGTCGGCGATCCCGCCCGCAAGTATATCGGTAAAAGTTGTACTTTAGGGCGTTTCGCTCAGCAAAATTCTGGTGGTATTCTTCAGCAGGCCAGAAAGTTGAAGCCGGCTCAATGCGGACCTTAATCTGTGACGGTGATGTGTTCAGTTTATCTATTGCCCATTCAATGCTGCGGTAGCCTTCTTGAGATTGGAGTTCACCACGAGTAAAAATAACTGCCTGGTAAGAGTCACCTTTATCACAAAACTGACCATTAGGATCGAAGGGATCGATGTTCTGCCAGTAGTAGTGTAGTAGCTGCCTGTAGCTAATGCGGTCTAAGTCGAATCTGACTTCTACAGACTCTTGATGGCCTGTAGTTTCTGCAGTAACCTGACTGTAAGTTGGGTTTTTCACTGTACCTCCAGTATAGCCGGACTTAACTGAGATGACACCTGGAATCTGACCAAGATCATGTTCCAAGCACCAGAAACAACCCCCAGCAAACACAGCAGTTTCAACATTAGTAGCGAAAACGAGGGCCGGCGAGCTCAGGTAGACCAGTAGAACCAACAGGACTAGCCAGGAATGGACCGAAGCTGGTTTCACTCCAATGGAGAGACAATCTGGTTAAGTATGGTAGCAGCAGCGCGGTCAGTGACCCCTGGCACGCCAAGAAGTTTTTTTAAGCGCACATACCCGTCGAGCATATGCTGGCGTCTATCTTCATCCTCAAGTAGCGGCACTGCTTGCTCAACTAAGGCTTCGGATGTAAATTTACTCTGAAGTAGCTCTGGAACTAGCCTCTCCCTAAGAAGTAAGTTCACCGGAGAGATGTGTTCCACGCGGAAGCGCAGTATATAACGTGCAATGAAAGCAGTGATTTTGCTAACACGGTAGCCAACTACCTGCGGCACTCCCTGCAGCGCCAGTTCAAGATTAACAGTGCCTGACTTTCCTAAAGCAAGATCAGCTGCAGCAATAAGATAGGGTTTGAGCTCATCAACTTGAGAGGCAGCAATTACTCGTCCCCGCACCTTGGCATTGCTTAGAGCTCGCCGTAGGAACTTATCGAAGCTAGGCAAACTGGCTAGAACTAACACGTGCAGGGAGGGATTCCGCCGCTGTAACTCAGCGGCGGCTTGAACTAACACTGGCATCAAATAACGGAGTTCTTGCGGTCTGGATGCTGGTAAAAGCAGTAGCTGCTGCTCACTAGCTGCAAGTCCGAGATACTGCCGGGAGGAATTGCGATCTGGTGCCTCACGCGAGCCAATGTCAAGGAGCGGGTGACCAACCCAAGTAACCTTAGCACCCTCACGAGCATAAAATGCGGCTTCTTCAGGAAAGATTGCAATTATGCGATTTGTGAAACTTAGTAGGTGAGTTGTTCTACCTCTCCCAAAGCGCCAAGCCCATTCCTGCGGGGCGATGTAGTAAATAATTGGTACTTGCGGCAACAACCGTTTCAACCTGCGGCCAAGTCGTACATTTGCTCCCATATAGTCAATTAGCACTATCCCATCTGGTGGCTTCTGCTTAAGGACGGCACCAACACGACGCTGTAGCCTAAGTGTTGGCAATATCAGAAATAGAGGTTCCCAAAAACCGATAGCACCCATCGAAGTGGTGTCAGCCAACAACTCAGCACCAGCATTCCTCATACGGTGCCCCCCAATTGCTAGTAGCTCTAGAAGCAGATTACGGCGCTGAGCTTCACGGTACAAAGCTTGGATTAGTAAGCCACCTTGCAGATCACCTGAGACCTCACCAGTGCTAATTAGCAAGCGAATCATCAGTTAAGTTCACATGTAGCTGGCATTGGCCCTCGCCGGCCTCGCTTCATAGAAGCCTCAAGGAAAGAGCAGAGATGGTCAGCAGCTGGTAATAGTAGTTGCTGACGTGCTAGTCGCAATCCGTCAGCGATGACGTGATTCGAGCGATATAATAGTGACCAGATTTCTTGTAGCTGCTTCAACTCCTTCCCGTCATGATTGCTGGCCATACCACTACGTCGCAGACCCACTCTGTTAAGACCACGTACCCGCCCAGGATGACCTTCTACCAAGCAATATGGGGGCACGTCGCGGTCAATGCGGGACATACCTCCAACCATAGCCATACCACCAATGTGAACAAACTGGTGGATGCCAAGGCAGCCTCCGATCACAGCTCTATCTTCAATCCGAACATGACCTGCCACCTGAATGGCATTAGACATGATAATATCACTACCTAGGTTACAGTTGTGACCGAGATGACAATATGCCATCAGTAAGTTGCGGTCTCCTATACAGGTCTGCTCACCCTCATTAGTAGCGCGATTAATCGTGACATATTCCCGTATTATATTTTTATCCCCAATCACCATTTCAGTTGGGGCTCCACGATATTTGAGATCCTGGGGTTCTAAACCCAAGCATGTACCTGGAAAGATCCGGTTGCCATAACCAAGTGATAGTGAACCGTCGAGAACAACATTAGGACCAATCCAACAGTTGGGACCGACACGCACACCAGGGCCAATAACTGCACCAGGGCCAATAATCACACCCTCAGCTAACTCAGCTCCAGCATCAACTGAAGCAAGAGGATGAATCTGCACAGAGCTGTTCTCGGGCATAGACCTCATTCATCCCATCATTAAATTAGTAGTGAGAACATCAGGTTGCCAGAGCAGACTTCTTTGTCGTCAACACAAGCTTTGGCATACACCTTGCCTATAGTATTATTGCGCTTGAGGCTGAGTGTCTTGCAATGGATACGCAGCTGGTCGCCTGGTACGACAGGACGCCTGAAGCGAACACCATCAATACCAGTGAAGACAAAGAGCCCATCAGGAGTATCAGGCATCTGGGTAATAATCAGACCGGCAACTTGGGCCATAGCCTCCACGATCAGTACACCAG
Coding sequences within:
- a CDS encoding peptide-methionine (S)-S-oxide reductase — encoded protein: MKPASVHSWLVLLVLLVYLSSPALVFATNVETAVFAGGCFWCLEHDLGQIPGVISVKSGYTGGTVKNPTYSQVTAETTGHQESVEVRFDLDRISYRQLLHYYWQNIDPFDPNGQFCDKGDSYQAVIFTRGELQSQEGYRSIEWAIDKLNTSPSQIKVRIEPASTFWPAEEYHQNFAERNALKYNFYRYTCGRDRRLEQVWGSGASTQ
- a CDS encoding lipid-A-disaccharide synthase, whose product is MIRLLISTGEVSGDLQGGLLIQALYREAQRRNLLLELLAIGGHRMRNAGAELLADTTSMGAIGFWEPLFLILPTLRLQRRVGAVLKQKPPDGIVLIDYMGANVRLGRRLKRLLPQVPIIYYIAPQEWAWRFGRGRTTHLLSFTNRIIAIFPEEAAFYAREGAKVTWVGHPLLDIGSREAPDRNSSRQYLGLAASEQQLLLLPASRPQELRYLMPVLVQAAAELQRRNPSLHVLVLASLPSFDKFLRRALSNAKVRGRVIAASQVDELKPYLIAAADLALGKSGTVNLELALQGVPQVVGYRVSKITAFIARYILRFRVEHISPVNLLLRERLVPELLQSKFTSEALVEQAVPLLEDEDRRQHMLDGYVRLKKLLGVPGVTDRAAATILNQIVSPLE
- a CDS encoding acyl-ACP--UDP-N-acetylglucosamine O-acyltransferase codes for the protein MPENSSVQIHPLASVDAGAELAEGVIIGPGAVIGPGVRVGPNCWIGPNVVLDGSLSLGYGNRIFPGTCLGLEPQDLKYRGAPTEMVIGDKNIIREYVTINRATNEGEQTCIGDRNLLMAYCHLGHNCNLGSDIIMSNAIQVAGHVRIEDRAVIGGCLGIHQFVHIGGMAMVGGMSRIDRDVPPYCLVEGHPGRVRGLNRVGLRRSGMASNHDGKELKQLQEIWSLLYRSNHVIADGLRLARQQLLLPAADHLCSFLEASMKRGRRGPMPATCELN
- a CDS encoding 3-hydroxyacyl-[acyl-carrier-protein] dehydratase FabZ is translated as MGLLPHRYPFALVDRLVACEPGVSAEAIKNVTLNEPHFPGHFPGRPLMPGVLIVEAMAQVAGLIITQMPDTPDGLFVFTGIDGVRFRRPVVPGDQLRIHCKTLSLKRNNTIGKVYAKACVDDKEVCSGNLMFSLLI